In Cryptococcus neoformans var. neoformans JEC21 chromosome 5 sequence, one genomic interval encodes:
- a CDS encoding vacuolar protein sorting-associated protein vps27, putative, with protein MSWLWGSTTNPQFEELAEKACSPLNLPYPQSEDIATALEVADMIRSKAIQPKMAMQSLKKRIASKNGRVQMYAIGLTDTCIKNGGDHFLLEVASKEFVDELSNLIKATTTSPEVKQMLIKYFQQWALAFKSKSELSFFVEVYNELRASGITFPPPPAPVPSHLLTTTTAPAWVDSDACMRCRSAFTFTNRKHHCRNCGLVFDQACSSHSMPLPKYGITEEVRVCDGCWAKAGRNKADAPAPAVPGRTPRSRADLDADLQRAIELSLAESQHSQNRHHSHFTPSEPPLAHGTVEDEDEQMRLAIEASLRDMEARPSAPAGLGEAPEPEYRPLPTFDLSPRENETILTFSNTMDQMAAYGERDLRRFPHAHVLAEQANTVGGRLRRNVEEKSTKQQMLMEMQDKLSQAVNLYGQILDGQQAYAAKRAHEEQARRYQQQQSYYTQQYQPQPQLYGQYPPNGYQAFVPPQQAYQPPQPQPEAQAQHAPSLYPTMPYTTPNFTSPPQERVYPQQSHSSPYSQWSPAPSHVQPGLARQASVVVPPVSSPVPAGVQRQASMTYGAPIPVAEQSQRQQQQYASAPPFASGAAPVDIPSAPPPVNLSTHPNSPQRHSYIPSHPQTQTQTQYESQPQEIPSQQDMQYGASAPPPDSLGSYVSEGTVGSAKSGLEQEHAASQIQPQPQPQASAQTQTQSQSQLQAQPQQNQYAAQTQLPAGMYNAASFPQPLPPTIFPDAPVEAPKGLEKEEKEEALLIEL; from the exons ATGTCATGGCTATGGGGAAGCACTACAAACCCGCAGTTCGAAGAGCTTGCTG AGAAGGCGTGTTCTCCTCTCAACCTCCCGTACCCACAATCAGAAGACATCGCGACCGCCTTGGAGGTTGCAGATATGATCCGCTCAAAGGCTATACAGCCTAAAATGGCAATGcaaagcttgaagaagaggatagcCAGTAAGAACGGGAGAGTACAGATGTATGCCATCGGA CTTACAGACACCTGTATCAAGAATGGAGGAGATCATTTCTTGCTAGAAGTAGCTAGCAAAGAATTTGTGGATGAGTTGTCAAACCTCATTAAAGCAACA ACGACTAGCCCGGAAGTCAAGCAGATGCTTATCAAATACTTTCAACAATGGGCCCTTGCTTTCAAATCCAAGTCAGAGCTATCCTTCTTTGTGGAAGTCTATAATGAGCTCAGGGCTTCTG GAATCACTTTCCCACCGCCACCCGCTCCTGTcccttctcatctcttgACAACAACCACTGCTCCTGCATGGGTCGACTCTGATGCGTGCATGCGCTGCCGCTCTGCCTTCACATTTACTAACCGTAAACACCACTGTCGCAACTGTGGTCTCGTATTCGACCAAGCGTGCTCGAGCCACAGCATGCCTTTACCCAAATATGGAATCACGGAAGAGGTCCGAGTGTGCGACGGCTGCTGGGCTAAAGCTGGGAGGAACAAGGCTGATGCTCCTGCCCCCGCTGTCCCCGGGCGTACGCCAAGGTCTAGAGCGGATCTTGATGCTGATCTTCAACGAGCCATCGAACTCTCTCTCGCGGAATCTCAACATAGTCAGAACCGCCACCACAGCCATTTCACGCCTTCCGAGCCTCCTCTGGCGCATGGCActgttgaagatgaggatgagcaaATGCGCCTTGCGATTGAGGCTTCTCTTCGTGATATGGAGGCTCGTCCATCAGCTCCAGCGGGCCTCGGTGAAGCGCCAGAACCAGAATACAGACCTCTGCCAACATTCGACCTTTCCCCAAGAGAGAATGAGACGATCTTGACGTTTAGCAACACAATGGATCAGATGGCGGCGTACGGTGAGCGAGATTTGAGAAGGTTTCCACATGCACATGTGTTGGCGGAGCAGGCTAATACAGTGGGCgggaggttgaggaggaatgtGGAGGAAAAAAGCACAAAACAAC AAATGTTGATGGAAATGCAAGATAAACTGTCCCAAGCTGTCAACCTCTACGGTCAAATTCTGGATGGACAACAGGCTTATGCTGCTAAACGGGCGCACGAAGAGCAAGCGAGGAGGtatcaacaacagcagagCTACTACACCCAACAGTACCAGCCGCAACCGCAGCTGTATGGCCAATACCCTCCTAACGGCTACCAAGCATTCGTGCCTCCTCAACAAGCCTACCAACCCCCTCAGCCTCAGCCCGAAGCCCAAGCTCAACACGCACCCTCCCTTTACCCTACGATGCCTTATACTACTCCCAATTTTACTTCTCCTCCCCAGGAACGGGTTTACCCTCAACAATCCCATTCATCGCCTTACAGCCAATGGTCTCCCGCGCCATCGCATGTTCAGCCGGGATTAGCAAGACAAGCGTCGGTCGTTGTCCCGCCCGTTTCTTCACCCGTTCCCGCTGGTGTGCAAAGACAGGCTTCTATGACTTATGGTGCACCTATACCTGTAGCCGAGCAATCTCAAcgacaacagcagcaataTGCCTCTGCTCCTCCGTTCGCATCTGGAGCGGCACCCGTCGACATACCTTCCGCTCCTCCACCTGTTAATCTCTCCACCCACCCCAACTCGCCCCAGCGACACTCTTAcatcccttcccatccccaaacccaaacccaaacccagTATGAATCTCAACCACAAGAAATCCCGTCACAGCAAGATATGCAGTATGGCGCGTCGGCTCCGCCGCCAGACTCTTTAGGTTCGTATGTGTCGGAAGGAACGGTAGGAAGCGCCAAGTCGGGGCTTGAACAGGAGCATGCGGCTTCACAGATTCAACCCCAACCTCAGCCCCAGGCTTCCGCACAAACTCAAACACAGTCTCAATCCCAATTGCAGGCTCAACCCCAGCAAAACCAATACGCTGCTCAAACACAGCTCCCCGCGGGAATGTATAACGCTGCCTCTTTCCCTCAACCGTTACCCCCAACCATCTTCCCAGATGCGCCCGTAGAAGCACCCAAAGgtttggaaaaggaggagaaagaagaagctttgTTGATTGAGCTTTGA
- a CDS encoding glucoamylase s1/s2 precursor, putative, which translates to MGILTRIRRRSSSAAQTQRPSSASPLASHLVPSATSGTATVAPDPPSTGSVGSRIPKRPWKKKHDEGSSTGSLNKNGKGKTKAENGELLGGPKYGDFSPSLGPASSLSVSNVPTTRVNGPSSQSSLSPPGNGSPAGDSNSVPCSSEKVEKRRPDVSEIKRPTSRTFKQDGGILGKLNFEVAGDRQRKTSNSSWTKGVESIVSSGSPSEWPNASMSNANLPSESNPVVTSSSRALTPDLNDDQRPAPTLSRGNKREEDPIEVLESAEKKHRFWKGKGKSNRHSRVMSDSFQLGGSEPPTPGKIPSSSSGPDLASVSRNSVDLDQPHPQQLRRPSSSFFPNPFYRSLSRASERPSAVEDGSFQLKSFRHVSGMSDVEGAGKLEGYLSHVKRESVAALSIELPAASTAPDSSLTFASPKPTAVPLSRPVSVAPSLASMEDMMVSPNRVSVAAFKKGLRRPSNGLMSTMSDIGHGTPATGSGDEDDDIPLGKRIVSQPLPRQTSSQSLFNMRDPGLSNSEGATSNPMLKQPKKETSEKEVSSQEPLVFQVKAYRRTSSGFVVKSRSPMASNQDLPSSPVSSLNSLATGFPGSLRPTALTSSASTRTPSPNAGVTNLYGASPPTTDDKELMTDGYFSAGAPSSDRVVQKGQKPSSPVTYQPTEELAKAALPSPPATAQQPSVAPIAELSANVQSSNSHLKRHTPPPVQHIDVPRPSHDISPTLLALNLPLPPDQMPDTPPKAPSPLSELPRRPTAGPEGSASPGTQSKRMSLLEEPIKYLSGLWATPSAGEDGFDPVLAVDSLGRLSGDEPQSPTKSNRPGITSWYAPQDLPERQTSASPSPFSSTERIRSSLSERLAGVATSAISTTKPGRGLQKPAMEKLKTSAEEQCPADNHKSPVSDSTVAPIPRSIPRPFSSFIKPGPVQPNPAIDENESDTEGGTSMSTHHCERLRASSLSSQQSVRRVPGGPRQPVRQSRIVSMPITNSHLVHKSPDRWRHVQKDDDEDEPLAKIKHRSSKSSLAMATAGKSPSYGQISLPTPPTSVTSTSIGSSSPQERRKPLIELESAAPATPQSMTTPRPHDSLLPASSRSFDKSSTTSTGSTPSSGKESLPSPVRAQVRFDNPERKWPSGFQKKRTSPEISKDNVNDNAVEVYGERQRRQAEKYSGDSRQRRRSEGALQHPSPYDPPVQAQMGMQEVPDPQDMSPEAFFAWQKHQWQMQYLAAAYRASEEEWEKQSSVSTSIHNQPSNQFIPFPMQPMSMFPSNANMMDMGMGMPMGYGYSAYPQLQGHMFNSYLNMPQMQGQADGEGGCSYGMGAQSVFGGEFRPLAAKPSQQQQYNPNPQRRASSDQQGAQYGNPPQPHRHQDDPRLAEGRSASALGMYDNATSPPTMSKRPSGVFRGLLGEREKVELQQEMERQAQEKLEKQKQWAKERARGKTTESSSPPPPSSWSRMTGDWSEGGAPRRQNRSRSNIAN; encoded by the exons ATGGGAATTCTAACACGTATACGACGAAGATCATCCTCAGCAGCACAAACCCAGCgtccttcctctgcttctcctttgGCATCTCATCTCGTACCTTCAGCGACATCCGGCACTGCGACGGTTGCGCCTGATCCACCCTCCACCGGGTCCGTGGGTTCACGAATACCAAAGAGGCcatggaaaaagaagcatGATGAGGGGAGTTCTACAGGGAGCTTGAACAAGAAcgggaaggggaagacgaAAGCAGAGAATGGTGAACTGCTTGGAGGCCCGAAATATGGAGACTTTTCGCCATCACTAGGGCCAgcttcatctctctccgTCAGTAACGTTCCAACGACTCGTGTGAATGGACCCTCTTCTCAGTCATCTTTGTCGCCACCCGGCAATGGTTCTCCAGCTGGGGACAGCAACTCAGTGCCATGCAGTAGTGAGAAGGTCGAAAAGCGGAGGCCCGATGTCAGCGAAATAAAGCGACCGACTAGCCGAACTTTCAAACAGGATGGAGGGATACTAGGAAAGCTCAATTTCGAGGTTGCGGGAGATAgacagaggaagacgtCTAACTCGAGTTGGACGAAGGGCGTAGAAAGTATAGTGTCCAGTGGTTCACCTTCAGAATGGCCGAACGCTTCGATGTCCAATGCCAACCTCCCCTCAGAAAGCAATCCTGTTGTCACATCGAGTAGCAGAGCACTTACACCCGATCTAAATGACGACCAGAGACCAGCGCCGACACTGTCAAGAGGTAACAAGCGGGAAGAAGACCCTATAGAGGTTCTGGAGTCTGCGGAGAAGAAACATCGATTCTGGAAGGGTAAAGGAAAGTCCAATAGACATTCGCGGGTCATGAGCGACTCATTTCAACTGGGCGGG TCCGAGCCTCCCACTCCAGGCAAaatcccttcttcgtcaagtGGGCCGGACTTGGCTAGCGTCTCTAGGAATTCTGTAGACCTCGATCAGCCTCATCCACAACAACTTCGCCGACCTTCATCGTCGTTCTTCCCCAACCCTTTCTATCGATCTCTATCTCGTGCGTCAGAAAGACCTTCGGCGGTCGAGGATGGCTCTTTCCAGTTGAAAAGTTTCCGCCATGTCTCGGGTATGTCTGATGTAGAGGGTGCGGGGAAACTAGAAGGGTATCTTTCTCATGTCAAACGGGAATCAGTTGCTGCTCTCAGTATCGAACTACCAGCTGCGTCGACAGCCCCGGACTCTTCACTAACCTTCGCATCTCCTAAGCCGACCGCGGTTCCTCTGTCACGCCCTGTTAGCGTCGCTCCCTCCCTTGCTTCAATGGAGGATATGATGGTTTCTCCGAATAGAGTCAGTGTTGCTGCATTCAAAAAGGGACTTCGGCGTCCAAGCAATGGTCTGATGTCGACGATGAGTGATATCGGACATGGGACCCCGGCTACTGGCTCTGGagacgaggacgacgaCATCCCTCTTGGCAAGCGAATTGTCTCGCAACCTCTGCCTAGACAGACGAGCTCTCAATCATTGTTCAATATGCGCGATCCTGGTCTGAGCAATTCGGAAGGTGCGACATCTAATCCCATGCTCAAGCAACCGAAAAAAGAGACAAGTGAAAAGGAAGTCTCAAGCCAAGAGCCTTTGGTTTTCCAGGTGAAAGCATATCGCAGAACGTCAAGCGGTTTCGTGGTAAAAAGTCGAAGTCCCATGGCAAGTAATCAGGACCTACCTAGCAGCCCCGTAAGCTCCCTGAACTCGCTGGCTACTGGCTTTCCTGGATCACTTCGCCCGACAGCCTTAACCAGTTCCGCATCTACCCGGACGCCTTCACCAAATGCGGGAGTCACCAACCTCTATGGAGCTTCACCTCCCACTACGGACGACAAAGAGCTTATGACAGATGGATATTTTTCAGCAGgtgctccttcttctgatcGGGTTGTGCAAAAGGGTCAGAAACCCTCGTCTCCGGTCACTTATCAACCCACCGAGGAACTTGCTAAAGCCGCCCTCCCCTCACCTCCTGCCACTGCACAGCAACCCTCTGTCGCGCCCATTGCAGAGCTTTCGGCAAATGTACAATCTAGTAATTCCCATCTCAAACGACATACACCCCCTCCTGTCCAGCATATCGACGTACCACGGCCTTCACACGATATTTCACCTACGCTATTAGCTCTTAATCTTCCGTTGCCTCCAGATCAGATGCCCGATACCCCCCCCAAAGCGCCTTCGCCATTATCAGAGCTACCGCGTCGACCTACAGCCGGACCAGAAGGAAGTGCATCTCCTGGTACCCAAAGCAAGCGGATGTCATTATTGGAAGAGCCCATAAAGTACCTATCAGGGTTATGGGCTACACCGTCAGCTGGCGAAGATGGTTTTGACCCAGTGTTAGCTGTTGATTCTTTAGGTCGGTTAAGTGGAGATGAGCCTCAGTCGCCAACTAAATCAAATCGCCCAGGCATCACCTCTTGGTATGCCCCTCAAGACTTGCCTGAACGCCAAACGTCGGCCTCCCCGTCACCATTTTCATCGACAGAACGTATCCGTTCATCTCTTTCAGAGAGATTGGCTGGTGTCGCGACCTCTGCTATAAGTACAACAAAGCCTGGCCGCGGTTTACAGAAACCAGCCATGGAGAAACTTAAGACTAGTGCTGAGGAGCAATGTCCTGCCGATAATCACAAGTCACCGGTCAGCGATTCTACTGTGGCCCCTATTCCTCGATCTATTCCTCGACCTTTCTCAAGTTTCATAAAACCAGGACCAGTTCAGCCAAACCCCGCGATTGATGAGAACGAAAGTGATACCGAAGGGGGGACGAGCATGTCCACCCATCACTGTGAAAGATTAAGAGCGTCCTCGCTGTCGTCTCAGCAGTCTGTTAGAAGAGTACCTGGTGGTCCCCGACAGCCCGTGCGGCAAAGTCGCATCGTCTCAATGCCTATCACAAATTCTCATTTGGTTCACAAATCACCTGATCGTTGGCGTCATGTTCAgaaggatgacgatgaggacgagCCTTTAGCAAAGATCAAACATCGGTCTTCCAAGTCATCTCTGGCCATGGCTACCGCCGGAAAATCTCCATCCTATGGACAGATTTCCTTGCCAACCCCTCCCACCAGTGTTACAAGTACAAGTATCGGCTCTTCGAGTCCTCAGGAGCGGCGTAAGCCCCTCATTGAGCTGGAATCAGCTGCACCTGCCACCCCACAGTCTATGACGACACCACGACCACATGATTCCCTTTTACCTGCATCGTCTAGATCCTTTGACAAATCCTCTACAACATCTACAGGTTCTACGCCTTCGTCCGGCAAAGAAtcgcttccttcccctGTCAGGGCTCAAGTCAGGTTTGATAATCCTGAGAGGAAGTGGCCTTCTGGCTttcaaaagaagaggacgagtCCAGAGATATCGAAAGATAATGTGAATGACAATGCAGTAGAAGTGTATGGAGAGAGACAAAGGCGTCAA GCCGAAAAATATAGTGGTGATAGTCGGCAGCGAAGACGCTCAGAGGGGGCGTTACAACATCCATCGCCTTATGACCCTCCTGTTCAGGCGCAGATGGGCATGCAGGAGGTGCCAGATCCACAAGATATGTCCCCAGAAGCATTTTT CGCTTGGCAAAAGCATCAATGGCAGATGCAATACCTTGCGGCCGCTTATCGTGcatctgaagaagagtgggaaAAGCAAAGTTCAGTATCAACGTCGATTCACAATCAGCCTTCTAACCAATTCATCCCTTTCCCCATGCAGCCCATGTCCATGTTCCCATCCAATGCGAATATGATGGATATGGGTATGGGTATGCCAATGGGATATGGCTATTCAGCATATCCGCAATTACAAGGACACATGTTTAACTCTTACCTCAACATGCCTCAGATGCAAGGCCAAGCcgatggagaagggggCTGTAGTTACGGAATGGGAGCTCAATCAGTATTTGGTGGAGAATTTAGGCCACTCGCCGCCAAACCGtctcaacagcaacagtATAATCCTAATCCCCAAAGACGAGCATCAAGTGATCAACAGGGTGCCCAATATGGTAATCCTCCACAACCCCATCGTCATCAGGACGACCCTCGTCTGGCGGAGGGCCGGAGTGCATCAGCTTTGGGCATGTACGATAATGCAACTTCTCCCCCGACAATGTCCAAAAGACCATCGGGCGTGTTTAGAGGACTGTTAGGAGAGCGGGAAAAGGTGGAATTGCAGCAAGAGATGGAACGACAAGCGCAGGAGAAGCTAGAGAAGCAAAAACAGTGGGCAAAGGAGAGGGCGAGAGGGAAGACGACTGAAAGTAGCAGCCCACCGCCCCCGTCAAGTTGGAGTAGAATGACTGGTGATTGGTCTGAAGGTGGCGCTCCGAGGAGACAAAATAGAAGCAGATCGAATATAGCGAACTAA